The following nucleotide sequence is from Schistosoma mansoni strain Puerto Rico chromosome 4, complete genome.
ACTGAATCCTAGTCATATCATATTATACTGGATGTGTTACCTCGGAAGATTGATCAGTGGAAGTTGAATTGTTTATCATGATGACTCGAATAAATCAGAACCAAAATACACAAGTCTGCAAGTATCTTCTCCCAGGCAAACAAGGGAAAATCAGTGGTGTTTTGTCAGGAAATTGCATACCGAAATGTGGAACCTCTAAACTGTCTAGTTAGAAGACAATAGTTACAAGGCCCCATCTTCGACCCAGTATAACTGGAATAATCAGCATCAATTTTGAACGATTGCAAAGCTATGTATTTTTGAGGATTACTTCTACACCACGGCTTATTAGAGTCAATAATGACAAAAAGTGAACAATTAATTACATAGGATCAGCACGAGCGTAAGCCTGATAACACAATGTTATCATTTCTTGAACTCCTCATTTAAATATAGCTCTGCCCTTTATCATTTTGTTCGCTAAAGCAGTACGATAGCTGAGCCATCAAAGAATCGTCAGAAAATGTAACCTCTAATTAATAGTACTTCAGATAAACGGCTAAACCATTCCTGTTTCCTCTACAATATACTGACAGTAATAACTAAACAAGAtaaacattattgttattaataatagtCCAATTTGATAGAGGATGAGATTAGGTCTCGCAGACGGAAAGCGTGCATGAGTGCTGTAATGCACGTGGTGATATTGCAATAACCACACTTGGTTCTAATGGCTAATCGACCATTCACCTCGTATCTTTACTAGATATATTAGCAATCGTGtggcgcacatatatctggtacccccttggaccaatatttgtgttcagaTAAACTGCTGAACATTAAACGAATTCTACATTCGTCTAGAACCATCCCTCTAAAGTAAATTATCTCGAGAAACTCGGAAACGGAACTTACGAATGCTGTAAGGGAACGAACCTCACCTAGGAAGCGTTAGTTTCGAGATAATCTGTACAAACCTTAGTTTATAAATGAAATGGACCAATGTAATGACATACTGCTGTTGATACCATATAGTTGTCCGAACCGTAGTCATTGGTGTCTCAACTCCAGAATCACAAGTTGAGAGCGCCTTATCGATATAATGGTGAGAGTGGATATTGGAAACAGCAGATATCCCTATTTAGGACCAAATATACTTGTATTGTAGAGTTAATACTTACATCAAACCAAGCCAACATCATTTTTATTACCAGGCGACTGATAAAAGTACCTGCCGTGCATCTTTAGGAAGAATCCTATTGGTTAGACGACGAAGATGAAGAGAAATTAGAAGTCTGGAAAATTGTTTTATGTATATTATGTTTATATCACATACTGATATTGATAATAGCAATTCACATCAATAATATTAGAATTACAACGGCTTTTAAGGTGTTTACATATGATAAAGTACAATATCCAATTTCATCAACTTCAATAGTATGATTAAGATAGAAACCCTCATGAAATTAGGAACTTCTTAATGTGTAGAAAATAAGCTCggaaacacatacacaaacactAAAGGACAATAAAGGATGAAGGCGCAATGAAAGTGATTAAAAAAAGACACTAAGTTAAGTTTTACAAGATTACATGTATATTCAAAGAAATTAGGATGTTTTTTTTGTAGAAATCCAACTATGGAAAAGACAAATGAGTAAATTTTGCGgacaaaaaaataatataaattcagtTTTGTATAAATGATGAATGAATATACTCGGAATTGAACCAAAAGCGAAGGCATTGAAAAGGTGGAGGTATAAATACCGGACTAGGATGTAAACGACGAGATTTATGTAAAGGTGAATTTGTTTAGTCAGGATGCTGTTGTAGAAACATTTTGAAATGaagttttaaaaacaaaaccTGTGATATAACAGACAGACTGCAAACAATTTTGATAGTAAAATTATTAATGGTAATGAAATGAAACAATATAACATTTAGTTTGTAACTTATGTAGCTGCCAAAGTTGTAGCACTTTGTGGAGTAGTATAAATTGTTCTAATTTGTCGATCATTTCCAGATATTGAATGCCCTTCAGGATTCATTCGAATTAAATGAGCACcattgatttcaactttgaaagcTCTTGATACACCGGAATCAACAGAAAAAAGTTGTTGAGAATTGAAATTCTCACCAACTGGTGTTGAAACGTAGATAGGTTCTAAGGGTGCATCATTTACAGTTGTAGTCAACGTTGCAACCGGTTGTTCATGAACCTTGAGTGGCAAGAAATAAAGATGATTAGAAATATTGAGCATAGGGTTAAACAAATCTGATGACTTACACGCAACTAcagtaataaacaaataacttaTTGGTTGAAATATTTTGATTCGGAAAGGGAAATTTGCTGAGTAATCTGATAAAatcttaaataatttaaaattgagGACGAAACCCAGTTCATTCAATGAACTATTTCGTTACTATTTGATATGTGATTAAAAGTTAAACATAAAAAAACTAATACCCTGTAACGTATGACTATGATTTAACAAGCATCTAATCTATTTTGGATATGACTATGTACGAGAATCGCTTCAGAAATTTGGTTGAAAAGTCAGATGGCATTTTTATTATTCACAAGGTACTTGACGCTTAAAATAATGTATAGTAATCTGCATGTAATCACTGACATAATTTCATCAGTTCATGTAAGATTTAGCGGAAAATCAGATACAAAATAGAAATGTATCGAAGTAAACAATAGAAGTacagatttatttaaacacacaaacattggtacaaggaggcattTAATAGacatgcgccacataaatcattcgacataTGTGAGGACTGGGATACTGCTCGgatgcccagaccgaagtaggtggttttcttaggcggtCACATCTGGAAACTTCAACCTACAGGTCTGATTAACAAAGCAGTAGAGCAACGTCACAAGATGCAGtcttatggtagccggtgaacaacAATACGTTcacatacgccatttgttctcttagGGTCCTGGAACCCATATGCACCAATGGTTTGAAATCTGGGTTTCCCAATTCCGCTAGGTGAATCtttcgtatccaccaacccagttaaagaacccggcattcgcttttcgtcctctcaatttcgtaaacaacacccctggcgCGAGaacgcagtgagtaggacttccctgacagtgactgtatacgcgtggccatatgagagtattttaagagggagagctgactctcctcaccctTGGTCGTATCAAGGCATTTGAGGGCCAAAAGTTTGTTTATTACATGGCTTTCACATCGCTAAATAACAGAGACTAGATATAAGACGTTAACTtatgtgcgataatgcccaagtcatgcaatctgcacttaatcagtgtccgtaggtatggtatgtgctttgcaccttcgaagtgtaAGGTACTTCTACAAAACTGGCAGGACCCTGATCCTGCACTCTCCCTAGGTAGTGAACAGatagaagttcgtgtatctagatcgctacataagtgctgatggtggcgtgagtgatgagatcaattcacgtatCGTGAAAGCCAGAGTGACTTATGCCAATCTGGCCCATCTtcggcgccttcgtgatgttagtctggctgtgaaaggtcggatctacaaagCGTCGGAGAGCAGTttcgctctatgcttgtgaaacctagccttcgagttgaggatgttagacggcACTCTGCGTTTGGTAATCGTTTTCTCCGAAGGAtcgctgacattcagtggcaacaccatgttagtaatgcagaggttcgacaTCGTGTGTTCAGGCAcagcgacgataattcaattggtgtcaccatcttgaaacatcgactccCGTGGCtcggacatgttttacgaatgtcgtctcagagaattcctcgtcgtgcattatttgccgacgctagggactggttggaaaagcggagaggtggtcagtgtatgacatgatgTCGTGGTGTGAAAGTAAGCTGCAAaaggctagcttctgttggtgcTTCACGATTCCCTGGGTGGGCTCCTAGGGATGATGCAACACAGTGGCAATACTGCTGTAACGTTATTTTACTTCATAAAAATGGACGTAACTTCTTTATCTGGAAGAATTTTTCTCTGGTTGCATTTCTGCTAACTAAAATGCCTCtcccattattactattatttcactatcatacactaatttctgttcgttattGTTCTCCCTTTTCTTACAAGCATTTtacattctcattgttattatgtggcgcacatgtatttggtgctcctttgtaccaatatttatgtgttcaaataaataataaataaacttatgtaAAACATGTTCCTTCTATTTAATTCAATGAAAGTTTATAGTTTGAATTAGTGACTTGCCACATATATCTATCTATTTGAATGTTAACAATAGAAAATACATTAAAACTTACTGTTTGATCAACCATACGAGGATTGCTAATCAAAACATATTGTTTTCCATCTGCTGAACCTCGTACAACAGCATATCGATAAGGAGTTGCAGTATTAATTGATGtatctaaaataaaaaaaacatgtgCATTTAGGATTTATGAATTCCGAAAATGAGTTTTGCAAACAAATATAATAGGTATATCAGCGTTATAGAAAAATTGTGTTTTTTTCCACACAAATTGTTGGCTGgttcaatgattattattattatcaaaaggggttttgtggagatttagtattttcatagttgaaagcgtgagtcaattgaagctagaccaccaaggctgtgatactgcccgggtgtcaaaactgaagcaagtggttttcttaaggggacCCACACAccgagactttgacctaaagatctgatccacaaggcagtggagcatcttgaggagatgcagtcccatattagccggtgaccaacgattggttcatacgccattttttccctcatgatactggaacccatgtgcaccattggttcggaatcagggctttccaactcacctgggtggactttccgtatccaccaacccgtttaaagcgtcagacatttgcttttcgtcctcccaatttcgtaaatagcacccccgccacgagaaggcagtgagtaggacttccctggcagaggctatatacgcgtggccatatgagagcatttcgagagggagagcgaactctccctactctcggccgtaccagggcacttgGGGGGCTTGTTCAACATTGATACAACTGAAAGGTTAGTCGGAGCTATGGTAAGtgaattatttgtttaactaagatcatCTCACAGTTTGTTGTCAGGGTGAATGAGGCTACCTATTGGTGTTAATAATGTTCACACTCAGAGTCTTAGCCTCCACTCTCTTTACGTAGTTGAGTGTCATAAGTGTGGATAGTAGGTGAACCAGATTATAGTTCAAACAAGTACACTTCTTGATTTTATTCTAACAAACTGGCAAACACTTGCGATAAGTAGGTGCTATCCATTGGATTAGTACCTTAATTGGAATAGCAAGGAAAACACATCATATTATCCTACAGAATAACCTTAATCTTTAATGGAATAGGATAACGTCAAAGCTTACTCTACACTTTTATAAAGAACATCTTCATTGATTATACcttgtcttttttttaaaatctgatAATGATGGATAAAATAGTACCTTGGTATGAACTGTATCATACTTTTTTTTTAGTTACGTCAGAAACACAATACCGAAACTAAAGATAAATTTaacattcttattacattaAATCAAAAGTTCTAGCTATTTTATAATTGTTACTTCTTAAAACCACAAAAATACATAATTCGAAATGTATTTGTTTTAGCAATAAATAACGGAAACATGAATTccatcagtcaatcagtcagtcagctacaacgtaggaccaggcacatatatgcatcggtccaagttgccatacctcgttagcacaacaagatgaacaccagattcatagaagtaattaatttagtggtggtagtacataaagaaagattgtatataaggatatggtataggaaggaaaaaagttatgaagcaattttaatctcaaggtttaagggaagataaagagtgtatacacctgcgccattgtaatcgattctgatccatgtcacacacagtctccgaCCATTGATcatgatagtcacgcggaccccaaacaagtagtctgcatctgccaacatggctcagactagaagttagtgacttcaagctctgatgccacgttttggtttggccacccctaactctcttccaaccatcctctacactagtcagcattgtgcgtcgcgataatcggtgttcaggcatacgtaacatgttgtccaaccatctcagtcgatgaagattcatcacctcatcaactgatttaccatcattccctaataccctgcgtcgaacctcactattacttacccggtgatcccagcagatgcgagcaatatttctaaggcatctgtggtcaaatactagtaacttaggagtatcttctactcctaatggccatgttttacagccgtaaagtagaacagagcgaactgctgtgcagtatactcgtcctttaattgatatacggatatctcgtcttcgccataggtgaacTGATACGTGTGAATTATAGTTGAACTATAATCTACATTAGCTAAAAATCAGAGAACATACAACATTTGAACTGAAAACTACTCTGTCAAATGTGAAGATATACTTTGATTTTATATGCTATTAAGGGTGTGTATCGGTGAAGAGTTTTGTACCAGAACGTAAAAGATGATCaatccttttttgtttttattaatgaCCAAAGTCTGTGGTGAAAATTACCTACAAAGAGAAACATTTCTTTGGATAGTAACTAatggtggaatccaggatatgcATTTCGTCCTGCTcagggactcgtcagatgagtATGTGGTGTCTAGCCTTATGTTAAACCACATggattattctagcttccggacagatagacttattcattcttttcaagtcACATttcgaccttgttaattattcacttattaaccttcACTGTCTTTAGATGAATGTATGCGTGTAAATTGCTTATCCTACTTATCACGTGTATGTAACTTATTTCTGTCTGATTATGAATATTGAGTCATGCTTGATCAAACAGAGTTGGCTCACTCATCTCCGCTTCTCATTTTGAATGTCTGGATAAACGAGCGTTTGGGATAAATTCATCCAACGAAACCCGTGTTTGGCTTCTTATTACTGCCGTCACACAAAGGGGGTTAGCCTAGACAATATACGGAGTTACATGGAAGATTTATGTACGTAGAATATTCACACGCTTATTCAAACTAGTCAGATACAGGGCCTATAAGTGTATCAGTATTCCAGTGTTTATGTTTACGCTGAGATTCTAACCCAATAGCTTTTAATTCAAATTAATCAATCCATCGAGTTAGACTGAAGCATCCTTGTTGGAAGGTGCAGAATATCTGGACGGGGTCCCcatgactattgtaaccaatggtatGCTTTGAGTGGATTAGCTTATATCGGTTGCAATGGGACAGATGTATACAATCTTTCCTTATATCCTGAGTTTCAAAATCATGTATTTTTTAACTGAATGAATTCATACTGTATATTTAAATGCTTTCTACTACCACTACTTCTGCTACTTAGTGATTTGTTTTCCTAACTTAATCTCGCTGTGGTGATGTGGTGTAGCACCTTTGATCAATGCATATATGTCCCAGGTTATACGTTGTGTATGGCCGACTGTTTGAGACTGTTAAATTGACGTTTCTAACTTTGGCGAGAAAACATGAACCCTTTTCAATAaagataaacatttgtttaaaaacatttttttaaacagaAACAATACTCGCAACATACTTGTTGGAGCTGGACTCTGGTGATGAGTTGTCCCTGAATTCTGAGTTGTACTTGACACTGCATTATTAGGAGTATGTGATGCGTTTCTGTTGTAAGCAATAAGACGCTTACCAAACAAACGATCACTAGCAGTTTGATTAGGATTTAAACGATCTGAAGTTGATGTAGTAGTAGAAGTAACTAGTTGTAATAATTTAGTAGATGTATTGGTCAGATTCCCAGAAGGTCCAGACTCTTCCGTAGTTATTGAACTGACAGGTTTCTGTAATTGTCCAGTACTGCCAGGACTAAATACACTAATATTACGACTAGAGGATGTTGACAAATCAACATCATTATCGGACGTTTCGAAAACTGAAAATTACAATAGTAACATGAGAATTTAAGGAAAGGCACCATAAACactgaaaattatcatttgCTAAGATTTTGTGATTAAAGTTGAAACAATTATTGTGGAAAGTCATTGtgtcattatttcatttatcgTTGAAGAACTGATAGCTATTTAATTGTCGCTTTATATAATAAACAATACATATGAAGAGGACTGATCCAAAAGAATGATCCTAAAAACCATTCGGACGATATTTAGATTGTCAGCAGTAGTGCAATCGAGGGCctatgtttcattctatttggggatcgtcagctggatgtagtATATGGGATCCCGGTGTTGATGTTCATACTGCAGattcccaaatagaatgaaatgcaTGTTCTGGATTCTTCAGCTAGTCAAAACCTATTTATTCCAAATAACTTTTGACATTACAGGTACATCGAGGTAATCCGAGCAGAACCCACATATGCTCCCTAGGGGCAGCGGCTTTgtccccaaatgctctggtacggccgagtggggagagtccgctctccctctccaaatgctctcacatggccacacgtatatagcctctgacagggaagtcctactcactgccttctcgtggccggggtgttgtctacgaaattgagaggacaaaaagcgaatttccgacgctttaaccgggttggtggacacggtgcgttcacctaggggagttggaaaaccctgattacaaaccaatggtgcacatgggttgaCTCCATTATcccgaaggaacaaatggtgtatgaaccaatcgttggtcaccggctaccatgggactgcatctcctcaagatgctccactgccttgtggatcagatttttaggtaAAAGGCTctgtgtgtggccccctaagaaaaccacctgtttcagtttgggcatctagacagtatcacagccctcacacaaatcaaatgagatttgtgcggcgcatatgtatctggtgcttccttgtaccaatatttatgtgtttaaataaataaataacaaaaaacgACTAGAAAGCAGTCCTTAATACTTACGGAAGAATAATCCAAACTATTATTGATATTACTATTAACAAGATAGTTGGGGAAGTCCTTTTATGTAACGTCTAGTAACACAACAGAAATTCGACTGACCTATTGACTTATATCACAATAGTCATCAAGGGATTAAAACTTTATGCTAACTTTAAAAATAGTCAATCAATATTCTTCAAACTGTAAAGCCTTTAGTTTTTTCTGACAAAGTCTTCTCCTTTATTGTAATAAGAAATCCAGTTGTAATTAATTGACTGAATAACCATTTCTATCTGTTCAACTACATTGTTAAGTAGGTTTTTAATTGAatgacttattttatttaaaatgtttatatcCACACCATGAATCTGGTTGACGAAACCCAAGTAATTACTTTATATTAGAGATTGGTGTCATATTTTGATCCAGGTATTATGAAATGTTGGGTGGGAAGTGTTTTGACatagataaaaatatatgcatgaCCAAGTAACCTCAATTAATGTATGCTTAACGCCAGTTAACTGACTGTTTTTCTTTCCTTTTCGAATAATTTCCACCTAACCTCAACACTACTATGAAGTTGATAATTCCAATGCATATGACCCATGAGTCAAGTAAAGCAGTGGTCGACTATATATAATCCAAAAAATTTTCCGCTCCAAATAAAGGTGACAAATGTCTAATGACCATTTATCATCTTGATACATGTGGTATTAGATATATActtatttcattgttaaaaaAACTATTAAGCCCTACCTGTCGGTCGTGAAGTGACCAACGAATTTGAGGTTGTTGAGTTGACTGTTCCTAGTGTTCGCTTTAAAATAGTAGGACGTCGTCGAGAAGAAACTGAAGTAAGGGTAGAATGAGGAACTGACATGACAGGTTTCGTCACAGGAGTTGTGATTGAACGTGTTGTATTTGGCGCCATAAAAACACGAGAGATGATGGGTTGTTGAACGACCGAAACTAGAAGAGAAAatagaaaactattatgaatcAAATACACTAATGATTACTGTGCTAATATGACCAGGTTAAAACACATACAACGTGAATATTCCTAAAACAACTTTAAAGCAAAGGCTTTAAAGAACAATTGTTTCATAGGTTTTAAAAATAGACCAGACGTTTCTCTTTTTGGTATTGAAACTTTAATTGCAACTCGtatgatagttgaaatcaatgaCATTTGCCTAGAACTAACAGTCGTGTGTTATCATGAATTACAGAGAGCATACCATTATAATTGTCGTATGTAATAATTTCTTTCTAGTGAAAGTTACAATATTGCGACTACGTAAATTGAATAACTGGATATTATCGGTTGATCGATGCATGACAGACGGACATTTGTCTTCCTATTACACTCTATTGGATCGACATTAATAACTCTGTTACAACTGTATTTTAAAAGTGTAGTCTGGTTATgtaagtaccaatagactgggtTTCTCAAAGACTAATCATGCTTCGACAAAGTCGTGAATAGAGTTCATTATTATACACTACATTCTTTGATTATGAGAAAggatttgatagtgtggacaggcaAACTGTGAAATTCACTTCAGCCATATGAAGCACTTGAGAGCATCGTCCCCGTCATACGGTGCTTCGAAATATTCTATCGGTAGAGAATTTTAGCGAATTAAAAATTGGAatacataattttaaaaaactatataaaatatagtttACAATTACCTGGGCGTGTAGTAGACTGTGTAAGAAGTGATGGCAATAAGCCTGACGAAACTGTTGTATTTCCCTTTGATACATTTGGACTATCAATACACACTGGAACTTGATTAACAGAACTAATGGATGTTAATGCTAGAGGCGATCCAGAAGATAAAATTTGATGTGAATGATCACTTATTGAGTGAATTTCTAATTCCGAATTGTTCACAACATAAGTGTTTTCTAAGGACTGATTAGATTCACCGAGCGATTGTGGATTGTTACCAGACAAAACAGAGCATATTCCAGTTGCTAACACATCTCCATCATGGCCAATATCTAAGTCTGATAACGACCTGCTATATACAGTATTTGTAACCACCGAAGGCGATGTGAAGACAAACGGGCTACAATTAATAAACACAAGTTTAATTATCCGATGATGATCACATGATATCCTAGTATTTGCAGTGACCAAAATATAAAACTTACCTATTATCAGAACCTGTAACTAACATAGTTGGTGATGCATTACTAGGTGCTGCGGTTGTAGAAGTATGAGTGGTTTTTGTTCTTAGCACTTGCATTGGTCTAACAGGAGATTTTCGTCGACTGCTACCTGAAGATGAATTACAAGACAACATTGCTCCAGTATCTGTCAATGTAGAGACTAATACGCCATCAGAACTGGTAGCAGTGTTTGAGCCCGTAATGATGGAAAGTTCTGGAGCAAGTAAATCCTCTTCCAGTTCCTCTTGAGACTGTTGAACTCGTCTATTAACGAGTCCACGCGATTCTGCAGACTCCAGATCATCTTCGTGTATAGCTGTTTTGTCTAAACTGGTTCTTAAATGTGGGAATTGATCGACACTCGAACTAATGCAAAAATCAAGTATATTAGTGGTGTGTCGATCAATAGGAGGAGAAATCTCATCGGAACGAAACACAGTTTGCCGTAAAAATGAATTGGTAGGCTCTGTGAAAAAACAAAGCAAACATCATCGTAAAAAGGTAAGAAAAAGTTCACTGAGGAGTCATTTGAAATTGTAATAAGTCATTCGACTCAAAGTTCTAATGcttttaaattgtttaattaaCATTGCCTGTAGCGCTTtcagagttactgccggtcccaagaccggggtaaaggaggaggattgggtaTGGGGTCAATAAccacatcccatagaaaacaaccttgctaaaacacgtcaaccagaataaacaaattaaaccattgaaACTCTGACTTAGTAGTTGAAGGATTTTCATTCAGAaaaattatgacgtctcatcctgaaagccgagattcttcggaagtcagcAGGTCGAAGCCCGCCTCTGACAGTCAGAACAAAAATTTTTATTGTTAGATGGAACgtccagacaatgtgggagacagggaagaccagtcaaatagcgaCGGAAATGGGGAGATACAAAATAGCAGTacttgggatcagtgaaaccCGATCCAACGTCTAAGACGCCTGTAGATGTTATTGATTGGCACCCCACCAGCTTCACAGCTTGTTCAACTCACATTATACTTATTGCTGCCAGTGACCCCAATGGGTTAAAAGAGCTTCCGACAGTTACAAGAGTAGTAGTTCCTCTAAGTAGACCGAcattgttatgtcccgataagaatagtggacggtaactttgggatccgtTTATAGACCAATGctatttgtatatttttattgtataattgctaactaactaaactattcatattcgcaaccctcttattataagctttattttgacccattgACTATTACTAagcgatttaccgttcttgagttatccccagtctattaattactgcctctcACATTCActgccacatttggctgaatctagTACAggtgttattttctattttatggtacgatgtggtctacttgattggtatataaactcagtgtgtttgaaatataatgattcatattgcggaagctgagattggtgttctggacttaactggttgggctaggcagataacaAGACCGACGactgctctagactgctcgtacagctTTCGTGTGTCATTGTTCCGattgataattcactgctctctaattggcggcatcgtCACGTCATAATAAACTGGGCACACATGCTACAAGTTATAGCAGATATGCTTCAATGAGCAGTAGAAACCTCATGTTTATAACTAGGGCGTTGCGCCAAGCTGCAAGCGACTTGTCATTTTTGCGGCGTCATGCAACTGCAGCCGGTTGTCATCAAACTTTTGCGTAGGTTGATAACTAGCCTTAAACCTAGCTCAGTTTGATATCCAGTTGCGACAGAATCTGCAACCAATATTCTGACATCGATCCATTTGGGGGAATGAAATTGTTGGTCGCCAAAACGTAAGATTAGCGTAAACAAGGGGGTGTTCATATTTCAGACAAGTAATCCAAAAGAAGCGGCAGTCTTGTATACAACCATGCCAGCGGTAGCAGaccgcgatgtgatcaatctgaaaTGCAGACGGAGAACGCCAGACagcacatcggcgatgactgtaCAGATAGTTAGCGCTAGTAAGAAACAGGCTGTAGACTGCACGAATTTGCAGCAGACGGTCACCACCATCTGACCTGCAACGAACAAGTCCAAATTGGTCACTCAAACGACTACCTTCCCTGCCTAAACACCCGACTTGTGTATCCAAGTCGGCTAGTATTACAATATTTGTCGGATACGCTTTCTAGAGAACACTCAACTGGTGGTAGAACTCATCCTTGACCGCATACGGACTGAAATCTGTTGGAGTAAGCGAAGATAACGAAAGAACATCGTTTCTCACAACGGTTCGTTTCCAGTTTGaaggaactttc
It contains:
- a CDS encoding putative ftz-F1 interacting protein encodes the protein MPSKRNDIRISRKFVPNPGSLKTTKKDRHIRPISAKSKNIGSDQILTTDKVPVVKDNRNSERKTSRNSVASNLGSSLKSRVMSDPKLKPSDTSDSRLTLSEQKRKRSGAENYINKRFLYDVVEPPKRNRQKKFLHFTDRSTAALMAVSSANLLKKHKSKHSVSSQIPRDRDLFPRVKSRHGRRLKPKHEYSPSQSADEHPSFDQPLSTDSSWKPIRKNKASSQATKSRLEHKSDTTNYLKHDDYKKDYYSSDEDQGGSELGGILSSKTYYPDASCISTYSEMFSELQKPEQLIHSQNPDTMENHGRSESSRIKNRSNLRRVLSPSCNQKEPTNSFLRQTVFRSDEISPPIDRHTTNILDFCISSSVDQFPHLRTSLDKTAIHEDDLESAESRGLVNRRVQQSQEELEEDLLAPELSIITGSNTATSSDGVLVSTLTDTGAMLSCNSSSGSSRRKSPVRPMQVLRTKTTHTSTTAAPSNASPTMLVTGSDNSPFVFTSPSVVTNTVYSRSLSDLDIGHDGDVLATGICSVLSGNNPQSLGESNQSLENTYVVNNSELEIHSISDHSHQILSSGSPLALTSISSVNQVPVCIDSPNVSKGNTTVSSGLLPSLLTQSTTRPVSVVQQPIISRVFMAPNTTRSITTPVTKPVMSVPHSTLTSVSSRRRPTILKRTLGTVNSTTSNSLVTSRPTVFETSDNDVDLSTSSSRNISVFSPGSTGQLQKPVSSITTEESGPSGNLTNTSTKLLQLVTSTTTSTSDRLNPNQTASDRLFGKRLIAYNRNASHTPNNAVSSTTQNSGTTHHQSPAPTNTSINTATPYRYAVVRGSADGKQYVLISNPRMVDQTVHEQPVATLTTTVNDAPLEPIYVSTPVGENFNSQQLFSVDSGVSRAFKVEINGAHLIRMNPEGHSISGNDRQIRTIYTTPQSATTLAAT
- a CDS encoding putative ftz-F1 interacting protein — encoded protein: MSDPKLKPSDTSDSRLTLSEQKRKRSGAENYINKRFLYDVVEPPKRNRQKKFLHFTDRSTAALMAVSSANLLKKHKSKHSVSSQIPRDRDLFPRVKSRHGRRLKPKHEYSPSQSADEHPSFDQPLSTDSSWKPIRKNKASSQATKSRLEHKSDTTNYLKHDDYKKDYYSSDEDQGGSELGGILSSKTYYPDASCISTYSEMFSELQKPEQLIHSQNPDTMENHGRSESSRIKNRSNLRRVLSPSCNQKEPTNSFLRQTVFRSDEISPPIDRHTTNILDFCISSSVDQFPHLRTSLDKTAIHEDDLESAESRGLVNRRVQQSQEELEEDLLAPELSIITGSNTATSSDGVLVSTLTDTGAMLSCNSSSGSSRRKSPVRPMQVLRTKTTHTSTTAAPSNASPTMLVTGSDNSPFVFTSPSVVTNTVYSRSLSDLDIGHDGDVLATGICSVLSGNNPQSLGESNQSLENTYVVNNSELEIHSISDHSHQILSSGSPLALTSISSVNQVPVCIDSPNVSKGNTTVSSGLLPSLLTQSTTRPVSVVQQPIISRVFMAPNTTRSITTPVTKPVMSVPHSTLTSVSSRRRPTILKRTLGTVNSTTSNSLVTSRPTVFETSDNDVDLSTSSSRNISVFSPGSTGQLQKPVSSITTEESGPSGNLTNTSTKLLQLVTSTTTSTSDRLNPNQTASDRLFGKRLIAYNRNASHTPNNAVSSTTQNSGTTHHQSPAPTNTSINTATPYRYAVVRGSADGKQYVLISNPRMVDQTVHEQPVATLTTTVNDAPLEPIYVSTPVGENFNSQQLFSVDSGVSRAFKVEINGAHLIRMNPEGHSISGNDRQIRTIYTTPQSATTLAAT